ccgagaaaaacgttaggaacTTTActgtgtgtttttaaaaatacagggactaaacagtatgttgtcaaaatatagggactaataaattaattacccatatatatattaaaattcgattccctaacattggcaaccaagaacaattttatcctaacgttggcaagttgagtcaatttcaaacatcgttataaaacatatattttgttccttattccgCACCAGTTACATATCAGttacttctaattttttttacgagTTTTTGTGATTTAGTAATAGAATtctagattaatatttttaaattcaacgaaatattggatttttttaatccaactcgtacaaaatacattataattttttaatttttattttttttacgtcTATTCAcgtgtttgtgatctgttactaataaatgataaaatgacacatacgTGGAGTGTAAATGCCAAGATTCGTAACTAAAaatacagtttgatgaattatttctcaaattgatccaatttgccAATGTTACAAGTAAAATTGGTTTTCGCTGCCAccattaaaggtaaaattacactatttaacactttaggaataaaattgcccTCGACGTTCAAACGTTAgagtattttttatatattttattcctttatttattttattttattttaaatatttcgAATAATACAAGCATTTTGATgggaaaaaaaaggaagaaggagagaatgtaAAGTAAAGAAAATGATTGAGGATGCGTATAAAATCACCGGATACACTAGCCGGAAAGGAAAGTAGACTGTCCCCATTTTcatctcaaaacaaaaaacacTTCCTTCCTTTCTTTTATCTTCTCCAAATCGACCCACCACTGcacatttcattttcatcttttctcatcttcttcttctaccgTTTCTTGCTTCCAATTCCCAACTTCTTTCTGTTCTAACTAATCAAGATTCCAGGTTTTAGGGTTTTCTGCTTTTCTTTTCCCAACTAACTTCAATTCCACTCATTTCTACATTCTTTCAAGTTCTTCTGCCCACTTTCCAATTGAATCTCAACTTCTTGGTGCTTCTTTTGTTGTTTCTACTGTTAATTGGTATAATCTTGACATCTATTcactttctttcttgttttaatcATTAACCGGATACTTTAGATCTCAAATTTGTCTTGAATTCACTGCGATTTGATTTCATAGTAGTTGTTAATTGACTACTCAATGTCGCAAGGTTATGCAATTGAGCTTTATTTCGATCCGGCGCTAGAAAACCAGGTCTTGAAGGCCTGGAACGTTCTTGCTCGACGCCAAATCAGTACTCAACTCATCGAAATTGAGTCTCGGCCGCACATAACCCTCTATGCCAGCACTTATGTTGAGCCTGGAAAGATTGAATCTATCGTCAAGTCTCTCGCCTCAAAGCAGGAGCCTCTATCTTTATCCCTCTCCGCAATTGGGGCACTCCCAAGTGACAGCAATGTCCTCTTCTTGGCTCCCACACCATCAATTTCACTACTCCAGTTTCATACTCAGTTGTGTGATGGATTGAAGAAGGAAGGGATTGATATTACTGAAGAGTACCGTCCTGAGTCTTGGATTCCTTATTGTGCGGTGGCTGAAGATGTGCCGAAGGCGAGAATAGCTGAGGCATTTTGCGTTTTGAGAGATTTGAAGTTGCCTGTTGCTGGATATGCTATGGATATTGGGTTGGTTGAATTCTCACCTGTTCGCGAATTATTCTCATTTTCTCTTGGTAATTCAGTTGAAGGATGAGAGTTTTTTTCTGTCATGTTGTTTCAGTATGTTACTTgacaattttagaattttagtttCTTTGTGTTAGATTTCATATTGCTTTTAATGTAGGTTTGCTATACTAATGGTGCTATGTTAAAGCATCCTAGAGAATTTACATTGATGTGCTCATGGTCATAATCTGCAAATGATAAATTCACTATTTCTGTCTCTACAGATTTGGGGACAGGGCAATACTTTTCTTTGGTTTAAATTCATGTCATCTGTTGAGATTGTTTTTGGTTTGTTAGATTTGATTATCCTCCTTTGGTAAAGTACGTAGAGAAATATATGTGTCAGCCTCTGCTTAATAACTgccatgtatatatatatatatatggctgTTCGATTCTGTCTATATCTGACAGAGAAGATTAGCACGGTGCCTGTGCAAGTACGACACTCACTAATTGAGAAACCATAGTTGGTCTTAGTCCAATAGATGGAACCAATGTAGGAGCCATATACATGCAGTTTTTAGAGTTtgctcatttttcttttctgcaTCTTCAGTTATGGAACAAGTTCATGAATGTTAATATAATGCCTAATTTTGCAATCTTGTGGCTGAGTTTCAGTAGTTTGAGTGATGATCATTTGCATTTGGAAATCTAAATATGAAGCATATGCTCTTATTTTATGGTCTAGAAATCTATTTGTGCACATCTTGGTTGTGTAAAGTTGCAAATGCTAGTATTAGCTGCAATATTCTTGGGTACATTTTGTTGCTCAACCCTGCATTTTGAGGGTGATTGGTATGCTTTTCTTGTTAATTCTGAAAGGCATATCATAGTCCTGGTTATATCGAAACACCAACTCGGATCAGGATTGTGCCTGTACTGATTTATGTTTTGGATAATCAGAAGAGAGATGTCAATAAATTGTGCCTGTAGTTTTTATTTCCATCCTCTGTACTTGCTGAACTAGTCAGCTGACATAGAAAAATTGAACATTATTAGTAAGTGAAAAACAATATGTATTGTTGAGCTTCTAAGTAAACAACCTCTTCCTGAGAAGAGCCAGCAACATATCATTCCACAAATCAATAGGACCAGGCAAACACCAATGAACACAATCATTATAACCTTTCATCCATTTGTTACCCCAGTAAGCTCCTGGGTGTCCATCTGGTCTCATCAGCATAGCTCTAGTTACATCTAAAGCTTCAAACTTCTTTCCCCTTTGAATTTTGTTTACTCTTTCAAGCTCCTCTACCTGCATCGTCCTAAGTTCCCATTCGCGAGATGTTAAATCGATCTTGCTTTTTCCAAAAGGACTTGTCCTGTTGCAGCTACCTCCTGTGTTCCAAAAACCATCCTCAAAATGAGATGGTGAAAATGTCCTTAACAATGTCACACTTCCCTTACATTTCTTGCAGCTATTAATGCGATTCAATGCTGCTCGAAATATCATACGTACAGCGAAATTAACGCCTCGGTCTGTGATATTTGGTTCATTACAATATACACATGCTATTACTTTTCGGTCTTTATGCAAGTATATCGGTCTGAATAACCAATGTCCGGCTGAAATGATAATGTAATCTATGTTATTAATGGCTCTACTCCAGCTATTATCAACCTTGTCAAGATACAAGTCGAAGACGCCTGAAGAAGAACCGTTGATCATTCTCTCCTCGCCGGATACAAGAAATTTTGTCCAGAGGATTTTAAGGGTGAAATCATAGGAAGGGAAGTGCCATATTCTGTTTCTGTCTTGAGCGTCCTTGTAAACATCAATTGGAACTTCCTCCTGCAAGATTTTTAAGTTGATGATAAGATTCAACACAACAAAAGAAATTGGACTGAGTTTTGATCCgagttttaattaaatttaccaTATATAAATTTACGATATACTTATAGAATAAGGAACTAAAAAAATTCCCTATAACTCCGCACATTGTAAATGGCTTTGTTGATGTGGTTACTTATGGATGGTAGCTGTAAGTGCTACCAATGTGGATAACAAAGTAGAGAGGGAGAAGAGGATTAGTCTTCCAAGTCTGTACTTTGACTAGGGGCGCCAACGAGCCGAACCGATACCGAACCTGACTTGTAGAATGAAAAAAGGTCGGCTTGGCTCGAGTTCGAAGCTCGTTGAGCTTGGATTTTttaagctcggctcgagctcgacaCAAGTTCGGCTCGAGCTCAATTCTTTTCGAGCCAGCTCGAGCTCGTTTGGTTTTACATTTTCGAGCTTGTAATGGGCTCGGTTCGAAAAAAGCTCGTGATTTGGCTCGAGTTTAAAGTTCAAATTTAATATTGTTATTATCCAACTTAACAAATAATTTTCAAactaaagaaaaaataaaaagttattagataaacaaaataaaataaaatgtcaaaacaattcaaatttttttatggtTGGCCCAAGTTTAAAACGTGGTGCATTTGGATAAATTATGTATGGGCCAAAAAAATTGTGATAATTTATTAATGGACTTATAATTTATGACTCttaataacatttaaaattaaaattattgaaatatGTGTATATAATTCGTATCAAGTGTTTTTCTTTACGATCTTGTGAGTAGGGTTTAGTTGGGAGTTAGAATGGAAGACTAATTACTAATTATTATTTCATGgtcattaattattattttaagtaaaaattaatgaataatataaaataattaaaaaaattgagtcTGTCCACGAATTTAGAAGTCAAGTTTTAGAAAGCACAGATTCGACTCGTTAATAtatgttagagataaaaataaaaaattatggagtttaactatcagtttaaaattttagtttaattgatttttttgacATAGTATAAGGTCTTCTTAAACCAAACGACCGAGTCTTCGAATTCTGACAACATTTGCACATGCTAGGATTGATCTATATTATACATGCTTCAAACTTATGTTAGGAAATGTGTCAAAAATATAATGAAAGCTATTATTGAAGCTTCACTGTcagtttaattttttaattcaattggttCCTTACAATCTATCAAACTGATTCCAGACTCGACCCGAAATTTGACTGATCCGGAATTTGAATAGTTTAATTGGTTTTTTGACCATATATCAAGCTGATTCTAAACTTAGAACATATATTTGACTAAACTGTTTCGAATAGTTTACCAGGTTTTTGGCGGCTAGGTGCTACGGCCCTTTATGATTATAAGAAAGAGCAAAAAAGGGGTCCTATGGGAGACAAGACAAGAATTACTTAATGAGCAGGAAAGAATATATGCCAAATACTACAAAAGCAATCAATCAGGTTGCGTCATTAAAAACTGAACCAGCTAATCTGTAACTTGCACTAACTTTTATGTCTCCCACTCTTTTCATCACCAACACTCTTCAACATTCAACTTTCTGGAGTAATTTCTGCGTTAAATGTTTTCCTTTTCAACTGTtgcttttttattttgggaCAATAGACGTTGACTCTAATGTTTTTAGGGTCCATTTGATACGTTTTCATGTAATGTAATTAATGTAATGTAATTAAAGTTATAATGTAATGAAATCATGATTACATTatcatgtttggttgacaaattttaataaaatccataaaatgcAATTATCATATACAATACGTATGTTTATATTAGTtaaatacaatttttatttttatttttttacattttttgcatttttcatgttttctttgaaaaaaaattcatttttcactgtttttctcatttttgttttttttccgtttttccatttccattttttcgtgttttttctcGTTTTACCATTTccgtgtttttcatattttttctcgttttctgcatttttttttcacattttcgcatTTTTCGGTTTTTATGTTTCCATTGATTTTTCGTATTTCGCtggtagtaataaaaatataagggcTAGTCGTAATGAGGATTCATGTCTATTTTGTTTGTAATGTCTATTACAtaaatttgtgaagaaaaattgaatgatgtAATGTTGATTCCATTACGACAAAAATGATATgactaaccaaacatggtaatgaaccCCCATTAtaatggtcattccattacgaCGTTCATTACAACGTACCAAACGGGGCCTTAAGGTATAAAATGATACAAATTTATAgtctaatatttttaaacaataCCAATTATAATCAACTAATGTAAAATTTAAGGTACACGATTTTGACACTCTTTTAAGTAGTGGTGTTAGAAAATCATTTGAGTGCAATCATGTTCATGAGCGAAATGAAATTGAATTCTAAAGTGAAAGAAAGTGAAGTAACCTGTGACAAGAGACATAGAAGTGATTCCACATGGTTTCTAGCAACTGAATCACCAACAAACGCCATTATTTTTCCTCTCACAATGTCCAGAAATTCCCTGGAATCAAAGCTCGGAAGATCACACTTGTCAGGTTTCCATCTCCAGTTCAAAAAATCTGTATCTTGCCTTCCATTCCTGAAACAGTTCTTGGATTCCGGAATCGTTGCACAACTTGAATTTGTATATCTTATTACCCCATTCACCTCCGGTACCCAATTCCCCCTAAAGAAGTCGCACTTCTCATTATCTTCCTCAAGGTTAGGGTTATGATGATGGAAGTGGTTAAAAGGGTTTGGAGAATAAAGAAGAAACAAACTGAACCCTAAACAAGAAAACATCAAAGGAACTAACTTCTCCATCCCCAAGgcaaagatgaagaagaaaaagagttGATGTTTTCaaagtgaagtgatggaattctAAATTTACTGAAAAGGGAAGATTCGGAAACGTCCAttgttaagaaaagaattaattaCAGGAGGGTCAAAAAAGGTAATGTTGTAAGATTCACCGCTGGATTGTAATATGAAAAAGGAAGTAAAAAATGAGTGTAGGATTTTCCAAATAGGTGATTCATTGCATGTTGTAAAGTGAATGGGATGGGATGGGACCTTGAGTTGATTAACCTGATTTATCGGCGAAGGTTAATCAAGATTGGACACTTGACTCTTCTTTTGGTCTCATATCAGTAATTTGGGCCTTCctgtttttacctttttttttctcaaacacaaaataaaaaatgcagTGCTAGATATTTAATTAAAGCATGgttattttcatattcttgGTCAAAACTCAAATTGACTTTTGTTATTATGTTCTAATTATGATCATGTTTAGAATTCGTTGGAAAGTATTTGTGTTTTGATAATTAGGGTTTACAGTTAAAtctcgataaatgaatgttcgataaagtaataacctcgtttatataataaattcttccgCTCCCGACTTGGACCAATGggctaaagtaataacctcgctaaatgtattaagtaataaaaatatttaaatccttaagagcccaatgaaaatataaattacatacaatatatatatagaccaaaacttttcaatcaatcaactagaagaagcatcgtttcttctgaaaaaatgcatctatagttgattgttttttctttccacctaaaccaaaatgaacatcatccttaactttttgtagtgcaaacacaacttctgATATATTTTGCTCATATTGTAActattagatatggatatttctgctgtaatttaggaatataattgatttgtaattatcatgttcacacatatatcttgtgtatatatatcacattatcaatgaatggaaaggcaaggattCTACATTATCATGGTATCATGAGCCTAATTTCTTTCCTAAAAACTCTCTCCTAAAATTTCTCTCCCTAATCCCACCcaaatctcttctttctctcttcctcaTTCTGCCGTTCTTCATCCCTAAAAACTCTACTGCCACCATGCCAAAcaatgaacaaaacaatggtGCCGCCGCCGCACCAACTCATCCGGCCCTCTCCATTATCAACATTACCTCCTTTATTCGTGATCCTCTCGAATCCGGCAAAGGCCTCTATACCACTTGGGCTGAACTTTTTAAAACACATGCCCGTGCTTTTCAAGTTCTTGATCATATCCTTCCTGAAACCGACGATAAATCGGAAACCTCTTCTTCGGTTATGAAAGCAAACAATCCAGGTTTATGGTCTCGTGTTGATGCCATCGTGTTGCAATGGATTTATGGAGCCATATCTTCAGACCTTCTCAACAGTATCATCGGACCAAATTTAACAGCCGCCGACGCTTGGAAACTCCTAGAACAACAATTCTCCGATAATAAAAATTCAAGAGCCCTTTATTTACAACAAGAACTGTCCAATGCTagacttgaaaattttgatgatatctcTGCCTACTGCCAACATTTGAAGTCCCTCTCGGACCAATTAAGCAACGTCGGGGCTGCCGTATCCAACGATCGTCTCGTTCTTCAATTAATTTCGGGGCTCACTGACGCCTACGAGACAATCGGAACACAAATTCGCCACAATGACATTCTGCCCAATTTCACAAAGGCAAGGTCCATGTTATTATTGGAAGAATCTGCCCGTAAAAAACGCACAGCCGCCACCGTCGGATCTGAAATTTCCGCCGTTACTATCGCCCAACAGTCCCCGTCGAATCAAGCTCCTCCATATTCAAATCACGTTCGGCCTTCTTTCCCTCAAAATTCTGGCGCTGCTCGCGGTGGCCGGGGTTATTATCGCCGTGGCAGAGGCGGACGGGGC
The sequence above is drawn from the Euphorbia lathyris chromosome 6, ddEupLath1.1, whole genome shotgun sequence genome and encodes:
- the LOC136233468 gene encoding xyloglucan O-acetyltransferase 4, yielding MEKLVPLMFSCLGFSLFLLYSPNPFNHFHHHNPNLEEDNEKCDFFRGNWVPEVNGVIRYTNSSCATIPESKNCFRNGRQDTDFLNWRWKPDKCDLPSFDSREFLDIVRGKIMAFVGDSVARNHVESLLCLLSQEEVPIDVYKDAQDRNRIWHFPSYDFTLKILWTKFLVSGEERMINGSSSGVFDLYLDKVDNSWSRAINNIDYIIISAGHWLFRPIYLHKDRKVIACVYCNEPNITDRGVNFAVRMIFRAALNRINSCKKCKGSVTLLRTFSPSHFEDGFWNTGGSCNRTSPFGKSKIDLTSREWELRTMQVEELERVNKIQRGKKFEALDVTRAMLMRPDGHPGAYWGNKWMKGYNDCVHWCLPGPIDLWNDMLLALLRKRLFT
- the LOC136231914 gene encoding uncharacterized protein, translated to MSQGYAIELYFDPALENQVLKAWNVLARRQISTQLIEIESRPHITLYASTYVEPGKIESIVKSLASKQEPLSLSLSAIGALPSDSNVLFLAPTPSISLLQFHTQLCDGLKKEGIDITEEYRPESWIPYCAVAEDVPKARIAEAFCVLRDLKLPVAGYAMDIGLVEFSPVRELFSFSLGNSVEG